TGGGTGTTGTACTTCGTGGACGTGGAAAAGGACATGGTGAAAGACTCGGGCAGGGACTTGGTCTTCACGTTGACGCTGCCGCCGGTGAAGTTGCCCGGCTTGTCCGGCGTGAAGGTCTTTTCCGTGGTGATGTTGTCCAGCAGGTTCGCAGCGAAGATGTCCATCTGGACCGACTTGCTGTTTGGATCGGCATTCGGCAGGGAGGTGCCGTTCAGCTGCGCGGTACTGTAGCGTTCGCCCAGTCCGCGAATGTAGACGTACTTGCCGTCCACCACCGATGCGCCGGTAACGCGGGTCATGGCCGCGGCCACATCGCCCTGTGCGCCCCGGGAGATATCCTCGGCGCTGATGGCGTCGCTGATGGAAAGGGCGTTCTGGCGGCGCTTGAGCAGTGACGCTTCCGTGTTTTCCAGGGACCGGGCCGTCACCTCCACCACGTCCGCCACGATGAGTTCCTGTTCGACGGTTATGTCTATTCTGCTCACCTGGTCCGGTTCGACCTGGATCTCGGTGACCCGCTTCGCCGCGTATCCGATCATGGATACCCGGACGGTGTGCAGTCCCGCCGGGACGTTCCGGATCAAGTAGAAGCCTTCGAGATCGGCCATCGAGCCAAGCTCCAGTCCCACCACCACCACCGTGGCGCCGATAAGCGGATCGCCCGTCTCCGCGTCGACGACCGTACCCGATATACGGCCCATGGACGCCTGTCCCCGGACCTCCATCGCTGTGCCGGCAAGGAGCGCGAGTGCGGCCACGACTACCGCTGCCCGCATCGATGGGGCCAGCCGGCTTCTGTCGTATTTCGCGTAAAGGCCGTTCCGGAACCGGTATGTCTTCGTCATGTACGGCGTCTCCCCTTGTTTTCGTCGAATCAATCCGTCTGCGGGTGCCTGGAACGCAAGCTTGAATCGAACACGGTGCAAATATAAAAAGGTTATTTGACGATTCTGTTACGAACAGCATACAAGGCCATGACGATATGAATAAAGTTTGGTTTTTCCGGTAGGATGCGACCGGCGGGTCAAAGACGGCTTGACAAAACCGCCGTCCGTCTTGCTTTATGAATACTTGATCCGGCACGAAACCGCAGACATACGGAACGGCAGTCGCAATGCGTTATCGCACGCGTCGGGCCCGCCACGCAACGTGTATCCGCATATCCTCCAGGTGGCTCAGTCATGTCTTCCCCGAATGGGAACAACACCAGTAACGCCACGGTTCGAACCATCGCTTCGAGGAGAGCGGGGCGCCGGTTCACCCATAAGCCCCGGCCTCCCGTCGCGCCGCTGGTGACGGATTACTGGCGTCCGGAACACTTCTTCAACCGGGAACTGAGCTGGATGGAATTCAACGCGCGGGTGCTGGAGGAAGCGCTCGACCCGACGGTTCCCCTGCTGGAACGGGTGAAGTTCCTGGCCATATTCAGTACCAACCTGGACGAGTTCTTCATGATCCGCGTCGCCGGCGTCAAGAGACAGATCGACGCGCAGGTCCAGTCCACGCGGACCGCCGACGGCCTGAGTCCCCGGGAGGTGATGACCGCGCTTTCGTCCCGGATGCACGAACTGGTCAACAAGCAGCACGGCCTCTTCATCAACGAGATCTTCCCGCAACTCACCGAGCAGGGCATCGACATCCTCGAACCGGAGCAACTCAGCCCTTCGCAGAAGGCCTATCTGGACGAGTACTTCCGGAAGACCATCCTGCCGGTGGTGACCCCGCTGGCGGTGGACCCCGGCCATCCGTTTCCCTACCTGGCCAACGGCACGCTCTGTCTCGTGGCTGAAATCCGCAAGATCCAGAAATCCGTTTTCCCTCATACGAACCTCTCAGTCATTCACCTGCCCACCTCGGTCATGCCGCGGTTCCTCGAACTCCCGTCCGAAAACGGCCGGCAGGCGTTCTTCATGCTGGAGGACGTCATCCAGATGAACCTCGACCTGTTCTACAACGGTTACGAGGTGCTGAACTGCGCGTCGATCCGCGTGACGCGGGACGCCGACGTGGACTACGAGGAGGAAGGCGCGGAGGACCTGCTCAAGGTCATCGAGGAGGGCATACGCAACCGGCGCAACGGGGCCGCGGTACGGTTGCAGTACGACCCAGAGCTGTCTTCGCGCATCCTGGACGTCCTGGTGGACGAACTGGAACTGGAGCCGGAGGATCTCTACCCCACGGAAGGCTTCACCGCTTTTTCCGATCTCATCGAACTGTACGACGCCGTCGACCGGCCCGATCTCATGGACGAACCCTTCCCGCCCCAGCCGGCGACGCCCTTCGAAGGCGCGCCTTCCATCTGGGAGGCCATCAAGAAGGACGATATCTTGCTGCACCACCCCTTTCATCAGTTCAACGCGGTGGTCCGGTTCGT
The window above is part of the Gemmatimonadota bacterium genome. Proteins encoded here:
- the ppk1 gene encoding polyphosphate kinase 1; translated protein: MSSPNGNNTSNATVRTIASRRAGRRFTHKPRPPVAPLVTDYWRPEHFFNRELSWMEFNARVLEEALDPTVPLLERVKFLAIFSTNLDEFFMIRVAGVKRQIDAQVQSTRTADGLSPREVMTALSSRMHELVNKQHGLFINEIFPQLTEQGIDILEPEQLSPSQKAYLDEYFRKTILPVVTPLAVDPGHPFPYLANGTLCLVAEIRKIQKSVFPHTNLSVIHLPTSVMPRFLELPSENGRQAFFMLEDVIQMNLDLFYNGYEVLNCASIRVTRDADVDYEEEGAEDLLKVIEEGIRNRRNGAAVRLQYDPELSSRILDVLVDELELEPEDLYPTEGFTAFSDLIELYDAVDRPDLMDEPFPPQPATPFEGAPSIWEAIKKDDILLHHPFHQFNAVVRFVSEAAEDPQVLAIKMTLYRVSANSPITRALTRAALNGKEVSVLLELKARFDEAANIQWARQLEEAGAHVIYGIPGIKVHCKACLVVRREGEGIHRYCHLGTGNYNDKTARIYADFGLFTDKEEFGEDVTQLFNLLTGYALPSRFHHLILSPTSMREDMVKRLQRESDRARAGHPALVIAKINSLVDPDMIVALYQASQAGVRIQLIIRGICCLRPGVPGLSENISVISIVDRFLEHVRLFYFYNDGDPEYLFSSADWMDRNLNRRVEISFPVIDRALQAELWAYLKIQLKDNVKARELQSDGTYRYVKKAGRRFQSQRELYELACETVRINADLKMKRSAASRTALTARN